The genomic interval AGCCAGACGGCGATACGGCGGCCCGGGAAGCGGTGCATGGCGATCGCGTAGCCGAGCAGGATGGCGGGCGGCGCGGCCAGCAGCAGGCCGATGACGCTGGTCTTGACCGATACCCAGATGATGCGCCACAGGGCAGCGTCGCCGGAAAACAGCAGGGTAAATGCGTGCGCCGTGGCGTCGAACAGGGACATTTACGCGGGACGTGCGGCAGTGGCGAGCTCAAACAGTTCCGGTTCGAACTCCAGGCGCTCCTGCCCCGCCAGCAGCAGGAAGTGCTTGCCCGTGCAGCGCGCCAGCAGCGACATGCCGACCTTCTGCGCCACCATGTGCCCCATCTGGGTCGTGCCCGAGCGCGACAGCAGGAAGGGAATGCCCATCTGGGCGCCCTTGATCACCATTTCCGAGGTCAGCCGGCCAGTCGTGTAGAACACCTTGTCGGCACCAGGCATCTCCTCCAGCCACATCAGCCCGGCGATGGCGTCGACGGCGTTGTGGCGGCCGACATCCTCGACGAAATACAGCAGTTCTCCCGTGTTCGAAAACAGCGCGCAGCCGTGCACGGAGCCGGCCTGCTTGTAGATCGATTGCTGCGTGCGGATGGTGTCGACGATGCGGTACACGACCGACTGGGCCAGGCGCGCATCAAGCGGCAGCGCGATGCTGTCGACTTCGTCCATCAGCCCGCCGAACACCGAACCCTGGCCGCAGCCGGTGGTTACCACTTTTTTCGCGGTGCGCTCCTCGATGTCGCGGATGCCGCTGCGCGTGACGACGGCCACGGCGTCCACCGACCAGTCGACCTGCACCGAGACCACGTCGGCGATGTCGCGCACCAGGCGCTGGTTGCGCAGGTAGCCCAGCGTCAGCGCTTCCGGTGCACCGCCCAGCGTCATCAGGGTGACCAGTTCGCGCTTGTCGACGTAGACGGTGAGCGGACGCTCGGCGGGAATGGCGATGTTTGATGCGCGGCCACGCTCGTCGAGCGCGCTCACCTCGTGCGTGAGCGGCGCATGCGCACTTGACAACAGGGGACGCGATCCGGAACGAGGGCGTGGCAGGTCTGGGCAGTTCATGTTGTCGATTCTGCCACATCACCCAGGATTTGGCCGCCACCGTAGCTGCCCTGCGGTGCGGGCTCCCCGCCGGGCGTCAGCTTGATCGCGCAGTACTTGAATTCCGGGATCTTGCCGTAGGGGTCGAGCGCGGCGTTCGTCAGCCGGTTGATGGCGGCCTCGTAGTAGCAGAACGGGACGAACACGGCGCCCACGGGCGAACTGTCGTCGGCGCGCGCATACAGCACGACCTGGCCGCGACGCGAGGCAATGGTGACCGGGTCGCCCGGCCGGATACCCAGGCGCTGCAAATCGAGCGGATGCACCAGCGCCACCGGATCGGGCTCGATCGCGTCGAGCACGCCGGCGCGCCGCGTCATGCTGCCGGTGTGCCAGTGTTCGAGCTGGCGGCCCGTGATCAGGACCATCGGGTAGTCGGCGTCAGGCCGCTCGTCGGCCGGGATGATATCGGCCGGCACGAAACGGGCGCGTCCGCCTTCGCGCGGGAATTCAGCCGTGAACACCACCGGCTGGCCAGGGTCGCCCTCCTCGCGGCAGGGATAGACCACGGCACCCTCGCTTTCCAGCCGCTCCCAGGTGATGCCGGCAATGCTAGGCATCAGGCGGCGCATCTCGTCGAACACCTCGGACACGTGGGTGTACGACCAGGGCAGGCCGAGGCGCTTGCCCATCTCCTGGACGATCCACAGGTCCTGGCGCGCGTCGCCTGGCGGATCGATGGCCTGGCGGCCCAGCTGCAGCAGGCGGTCGGTATTGGTGAAGGTGCCGGTCTTTTCCGGGAAGCTTGACGCCGGCAGGATGACGTCGGCGAGATAGGCCGTCTCGGTCAGGAAAATGTCCTGCACCACCAGGTGCTCGAGCGCGGCCAGTGCAGCGCGCGCGTGGTTCGCGTCCGGGTCGGACATGGCCGGGTTTTCGCCCATGATGTACATGCCGCGCACCTGCCCCGCCAGGATCGCGTCCATGATCTCGACCACCGTCAGGCCCGGTTTCGGGTCGAGCCTGGCCTGCCAGGCCGCCTCGAACTTCGCGCGCACGGCCGGGTTGTCGACGCGGCCGTAATCGGGCAGCATCATCGGGATCAGGCCGGCGTCCGACGCGCCCTGCACGTTGTTCTGGCCGCGCAGCGGATGCAGGCCGGTGCCGGGACGGCCGATCTGCCCCGTCATCAGGGCCAGCGCAATCAGGCAGCGCGCGTTGTCGGTGCCGTGCACGTGCTGCGACACGCCCATGCCCCACAGGATCATCGAGCCCTTCGACGTCGCATACAGGCGCGCAACCTCGCGGATGGTGGCGGCATCGATGCCGCAGATCGGCGCCATCGCTTCCGGGCTGTAGTCGCGCACGTTCTCTGCCAGCTCGGCATAGCCCAGCGTGCGCTCGGCGATGAAGGCCGGGTCCACCAGGTTTTCGGCGACAATTACGTGCATCATGGCGTTCAGCAGCGCGACGTCGGTATCGGGCTTGAACTGCAGGTAGCGGTGCGCGTGGCGCGCAAGTTCCGAGCGGCGCGGATCGAGCACGATCAGTTTGGCGCCGGCCCGCACGGCATTCTTGATCCAGGTGGCCGCCACCGGGTGGTTCACGGTCGGGTTGGCGCCGATGACGAGGATGACCTCGGCGCGCGTCACATCCATCACCGGGTTCGACACCGCGCCCGAGCCGATCCCTTCCAGCAGGGCCGCCACCGAGGACGCGTGGCACAGGCGGGTGCAGTGGTCGACATTGTTGCTGCCGAAGCCGGTGCGCACCAGCTTCTGGAACAGATAGGCTTCCTCGTTGCTGCCCTTGGCCGAGCCGAAGCCGGCCGGGGCCGCACCGCCGTGGCTGTCGCGAATCCGCGCCAGAGCACCGCCGGCCAGCGCCAGCGCTTCTTCCCAGCTGGCCTCGCGGAATACGTCGAGCACGCGTTCCGGGTCCATCGTGAACTCGCCCGTCCCGGGCACGCCCTCGCGGCGGATCAGGGGTGTAGTCAGGCGATGCGGATGGTGGGCGTAGTCGAAGCCGTAGCGGCCCCTTGACGCACAGGCGGCCGTGGTTGGCAGGGCCGTCGCGCCCTTCGACGGCGACGATGCGCTCGTCCTTGACCTGGTAAGTGAGCTGGCAGCCGACGCCGCAGTAGGGGCAAACCGAATCGACCTGGCGATCCGGCACCAGCAGCGCCGCGCCGCGCGCCGGGGTCAAGG from Massilia sp. Se16.2.3 carries:
- a CDS encoding formate dehydrogenase accessory sulfurtransferase FdhD, whose product is MNCPDLPRPRSGSRPLLSSAHAPLTHEVSALDERGRASNIAIPAERPLTVYVDKRELVTLMTLGGAPEALTLGYLRNQRLVRDIADVVSVQVDWSVDAVAVVTRSGIRDIEERTAKKVVTTGCGQGSVFGGLMDEVDSIALPLDARLAQSVVYRIVDTIRTQQSIYKQAGSVHGCALFSNTGELLYFVEDVGRHNAVDAIAGLMWLEEMPGADKVFYTTGRLTSEMVIKGAQMGIPFLLSRSGTTQMGHMVAQKVGMSLLARCTGKHFLLLAGQERLEFEPELFELATAARPA